The Sulfitobacter sp. SK011 genome has a window encoding:
- a CDS encoding PQQ-like beta-propeller repeat protein, with amino-acid sequence MINQPRFSAKAMIGGLFSGLLVLSACAERETYLPGLREDVRSVLQNSEVTEPLDQGEVTNTARAISLGGTSNNASWTHSIGTAKYRVAHPALRSAPQLAWSTNIGGGDSRKLRITADPVVAGGRVFTLDSGAQVTATSLSGAPLWTRDLTPVTDKQGQGTGGGMAVEGDTLYVSVGYGVLAALDVTSGGIRWTQDLDATGSGTPTVWGDLVYLTAGDDTGWAVRKSDGRVEWQMGASTTVNNVLGAPAPAITDQFAIFAFGSGEVQGVFRQGGLGRWNTSVVGKRPGRALSSVSDVTSAPVVSGDRVYVGNQSGRLAALNVNSGKRIWTARDGAIGPVWPAGDSVFAITDLNELVRLDASDGSRIWGIPLPNFVKDKPRKQSEIFAHYGPIIAGGRVIVASNDGKLRSFDPTNGVLTGVTEIPNGATTAPVVAGGTLYVVSTKGQLHAFR; translated from the coding sequence ATGATAAACCAACCACGCTTTTCGGCTAAGGCCATGATCGGGGGACTTTTTTCCGGACTTCTGGTCCTCAGCGCCTGCGCGGAAAGAGAAACCTATCTGCCGGGTCTGCGCGAAGATGTACGCTCCGTTCTGCAAAACTCTGAAGTGACAGAGCCGCTGGATCAGGGTGAGGTTACCAACACGGCCCGCGCCATTTCGCTTGGCGGCACCAGCAACAATGCAAGCTGGACGCACAGCATCGGCACCGCAAAATACCGTGTTGCACACCCGGCGTTGCGTAGCGCACCACAATTGGCCTGGAGCACGAATATCGGCGGCGGTGACAGCCGCAAGCTGCGCATCACCGCAGACCCCGTCGTGGCAGGTGGCCGTGTCTTTACACTTGATTCCGGCGCACAGGTCACAGCGACATCGCTCTCTGGCGCGCCGCTCTGGACCCGCGATCTGACCCCTGTCACCGACAAGCAGGGTCAAGGCACAGGCGGCGGCATGGCGGTCGAAGGCGACACGCTTTATGTCTCGGTGGGGTATGGTGTGTTGGCAGCACTTGATGTCACCTCGGGCGGCATCCGCTGGACACAAGACCTTGACGCCACCGGTTCAGGCACGCCAACCGTCTGGGGCGATCTGGTCTATCTCACCGCCGGCGACGATACCGGCTGGGCGGTGCGCAAGTCCGACGGCAGGGTCGAATGGCAGATGGGTGCCAGCACCACAGTCAATAACGTACTGGGCGCACCGGCACCGGCGATCACCGACCAGTTTGCAATTTTTGCCTTTGGATCGGGCGAAGTGCAGGGGGTTTTCCGTCAGGGCGGTCTTGGCCGCTGGAACACATCTGTGGTCGGCAAACGCCCCGGTCGCGCACTCAGCTCCGTTTCTGATGTAACAAGTGCACCGGTGGTATCTGGCGACCGTGTGTATGTGGGCAATCAATCAGGGCGTCTTGCCGCGCTTAACGTCAACAGTGGCAAACGCATCTGGACCGCGCGCGACGGGGCCATTGGCCCGGTGTGGCCCGCAGGCGATTCTGTGTTTGCAATCACTGATCTGAACGAACTTGTGCGTCTTGACGCCAGCGATGGCAGCCGGATCTGGGGCATACCTTTGCCGAATTTCGTCAAAGATAAACCACGCAAACAATCCGAGATTTTCGCCCATTACGGCCCGATCATTGCCGGTGGCCGGGTGATTGTAGCCTCAAACGATGGGAAGTTGCGCAGTTTTGACCCAACCAATGGGGTGCTGACCGGCGTTACCGAAATTCCAAATGGTGCGACGACCGCCCCCGTGGTGGCTGGCGGCACGCTTTATGTCGTGTCGACAAAGGGCCAATTGCACGCTTTCCGTTAA